In a single window of the Roseiconus lacunae genome:
- the tsaE gene encoding tRNA (adenosine(37)-N6)-threonylcarbamoyltransferase complex ATPase subunit type 1 TsaE: MLQLDQVDLSKLTRLADAMVGRLPEQLTIGLVGTLGAGKTTFTQAIAKAAGIDASDVTSPTFTLLSSYQATMAAGPIMLHHMDAYRVHDEDEFLALGVEELFDAPQTWVLVEWADKVESVMPPETLWITIEASDRRCFRFECQNASVLSTCDEIVRSLL, translated from the coding sequence ATGTTGCAACTCGATCAAGTTGATCTGTCGAAACTAACGCGGCTCGCCGACGCGATGGTGGGGCGTTTACCGGAGCAGTTGACGATCGGGTTAGTGGGGACCCTTGGGGCTGGGAAGACGACGTTCACCCAGGCGATCGCGAAGGCGGCAGGGATCGATGCGAGCGACGTGACCAGTCCGACGTTCACGTTGCTTTCCAGCTATCAAGCGACCATGGCTGCCGGTCCGATCATGCTGCATCACATGGATGCTTATCGTGTGCATGACGAAGATGAGTTCTTAGCACTTGGCGTCGAGGAACTGTTCGACGCCCCACAGACTTGGGTGCTCGTCGAATGGGCCGACAAAGTCGAATCGGTGATGCCGCCGGAGACCCTATGGATCACCATCGAAGCGAGTGACCGCAGATGCTTTCGCTTTGAATGTCAAAACGCGTCGGTCCTATCGACGTGTGATGAAATTGTTCGTTCGTTGCTCTAA
- the guaB gene encoding IMP dehydrogenase, whose protein sequence is MFEDKISYSGVTFDDVLLEPRYSEVVPSEVDVSSHLTKRIRLQIPLLSSPMDTVTEAEMAIGLAKEGGLGIVHKNLSTEAQTEEVLKVKRSANGIIIDPVTLPPGEKVGRAAELMDQANVSGIPIVHEDGTLAGILTRRDLRFLEDPDLPVSEVMTCENLVTGTGNVTLEEAERILTAKRVEKLLLIDEDRKLTGLITIRDIDMMKRFPRACKDSQGRLRVGAAIGVGDLVRAEQLIKQGVDLLVVDSAHGHSKNVVETVREIKAQQSWDIDVVAGNVATAEGAEALISAGADAIKVGIGPGSICTTRVISGVGVPQISAIMRATEVAKKQNIPVIADGGVRFSGDITKAIVAGASTVMIGSLFAGLAESPGKVILYQGRTFKAYRGMGSMGAMVKGSSDRYRQKGVQAGKLVPEGVEGRVPYKGPLSDYVYQLVGGLRAGMGYLGTRTIEELRRDGRFIRVSAATVRENHPHDIAITQEAPNYSPDVGSSDQG, encoded by the coding sequence ATGTTTGAAGATAAAATTAGCTACAGCGGTGTCACGTTTGACGACGTGCTTCTGGAGCCCCGGTACAGCGAAGTCGTTCCCAGCGAAGTCGATGTTAGCAGCCATCTGACCAAACGCATTCGGTTGCAGATTCCGCTGCTATCGTCCCCCATGGACACGGTGACTGAAGCCGAGATGGCAATCGGACTGGCCAAAGAAGGGGGGCTTGGGATCGTCCATAAGAACCTCTCGACCGAGGCCCAGACTGAAGAAGTCTTGAAGGTCAAACGCTCGGCCAACGGGATTATCATCGATCCGGTGACCCTTCCGCCGGGGGAAAAGGTCGGTCGAGCAGCCGAGCTGATGGATCAAGCAAACGTGTCAGGGATCCCGATCGTTCATGAGGACGGAACCCTTGCCGGGATTCTCACCCGCCGCGACCTGCGCTTCCTGGAGGACCCAGATCTCCCAGTTTCCGAGGTGATGACCTGTGAGAATTTGGTGACGGGTACGGGGAATGTAACGCTTGAGGAAGCTGAGCGGATTTTAACGGCAAAAAGAGTCGAGAAACTCTTGCTGATTGACGAAGATAGAAAACTAACGGGTCTGATCACGATTCGCGACATCGACATGATGAAGCGATTCCCTCGAGCCTGCAAAGATTCGCAAGGGAGATTGCGAGTCGGGGCGGCGATTGGGGTCGGCGATCTGGTCCGTGCCGAGCAGTTGATCAAGCAAGGCGTTGACTTGCTGGTCGTCGATTCGGCGCACGGCCACAGTAAGAATGTGGTCGAAACAGTTCGTGAGATCAAAGCACAGCAGAGCTGGGATATCGATGTTGTCGCCGGAAACGTGGCGACGGCAGAAGGCGCCGAGGCCCTGATTAGTGCGGGGGCCGACGCGATCAAAGTTGGCATCGGTCCGGGGTCGATTTGCACCACCCGCGTTATCAGCGGCGTTGGTGTACCACAGATCTCCGCGATCATGCGAGCGACCGAGGTCGCCAAGAAACAAAACATACCTGTCATCGCCGACGGCGGCGTTCGCTTCAGCGGTGACATTACGAAAGCAATCGTTGCTGGTGCCAGCACCGTGATGATTGGCAGTCTGTTTGCCGGACTCGCCGAGAGCCCCGGCAAAGTGATCCTTTACCAAGGTCGAACGTTCAAAGCGTACCGTGGGATGGGATCGATGGGTGCCATGGTCAAAGGCAGCAGTGATCGATACCGCCAGAAGGGCGTGCAAGCTGGGAAGCTTGTCCCCGAAGGCGTTGAAGGCCGTGTGCCTTACAAAGGTCCGCTTAGCGACTACGTTTACCAATTGGTCGGCGGCTTGCGAGCGGGCATGGGATATTTGGGAACAAGGACGATCGAAGAGCTGCGGCGGGATGGACGATTCATCCGTGTCTCCGCAGCGACGGTAAGGGAGAACCATCCGCATGACATTGCGATCACGCAAGAAGCGCCCAACTACAGTCCCGACGTCGGGTCATCCGACCAAGGCTAA
- a CDS encoding prenyltransferase/squalene oxidase repeat-containing protein, with protein MSTNADTNELSEEPDAISAAAPASAQPAAESESDGGDDYSTDRRFVMFQAMPAWLVSTLVHVLILVILGLVSIADPIQIVNVLTASSSQDNGPEVEELSIEDFDPGELAESEETVEEVEITDPVEMVEPVAMETPVMDIASVPLEMSDFAIDVAPAATSLQSMSMMNMRPTDSRSSDMKKKLLREYGGTESSEAAVTEALKWFSRHQIKVGPNAGAWTFQHEIVCKGACGNGCTKEGRARQLNAATSLALLPFLGAGQTHIKGEFSGVVMAGLRFLVQNGKPGKERGLPYIDYRAGGSMYDHGLAAITLCEAYAMTGDPELAGPAQASLNFISVAQCRDGGWRYGIRDSGGGDTSVVGWQVMALKSGHMGHLIIPPNAIQGSVLFLDKVASDNGSIYGYTGPVTSFRPATSAVGLLCRMYTGWDKNHPGIKRGVQHLAKRGVLKKDLYYDYYAAQVLRHHGGKEWDEFNTELRDWLVETQDQSRGAKGSWFFPEVKHLSDSGRLCLTSFATMILEVYYRHMPLYAEVAAEEEFPL; from the coding sequence GTGAGCACGAACGCTGATACGAACGAGCTCTCCGAAGAACCTGACGCGATCAGTGCGGCCGCACCGGCTTCCGCACAGCCTGCGGCGGAGTCCGAATCCGATGGCGGTGATGACTACAGTACTGACCGGCGTTTTGTCATGTTTCAAGCGATGCCGGCTTGGTTGGTCAGCACGCTGGTACATGTGTTGATCCTGGTCATTCTCGGATTGGTGTCCATTGCCGACCCGATCCAGATCGTCAACGTGCTGACGGCGTCGAGTTCACAGGACAACGGTCCGGAGGTGGAAGAATTATCGATCGAGGATTTCGATCCTGGCGAATTGGCCGAGTCTGAGGAAACCGTCGAGGAGGTCGAGATCACCGATCCGGTCGAGATGGTCGAACCCGTGGCAATGGAAACCCCGGTGATGGACATCGCGTCGGTGCCGCTGGAGATGAGCGATTTCGCCATCGACGTCGCACCGGCAGCAACATCGTTGCAGTCGATGTCGATGATGAACATGCGGCCTACCGACAGCCGTTCATCCGACATGAAGAAAAAACTGCTGCGTGAATACGGCGGTACCGAGAGCAGCGAAGCGGCTGTTACCGAAGCGTTAAAGTGGTTTTCCAGACACCAAATCAAAGTCGGCCCGAATGCGGGGGCCTGGACGTTCCAGCACGAAATTGTCTGCAAGGGCGCGTGCGGCAATGGCTGTACGAAAGAAGGCCGGGCCCGGCAACTCAATGCCGCGACTTCGCTGGCGCTGTTGCCATTCTTGGGGGCCGGTCAAACGCATATCAAGGGTGAATTTAGCGGTGTCGTGATGGCGGGACTGCGGTTCCTCGTCCAGAACGGAAAGCCGGGTAAAGAACGCGGACTGCCCTACATCGACTATCGGGCTGGCGGATCGATGTACGATCACGGTCTGGCAGCGATCACGCTTTGCGAAGCGTACGCGATGACCGGCGATCCTGAATTGGCCGGGCCGGCGCAGGCGTCGCTCAACTTCATTTCCGTCGCCCAGTGTCGTGACGGGGGATGGCGATATGGGATTCGCGACAGCGGTGGCGGTGACACCTCGGTAGTCGGTTGGCAGGTGATGGCGCTCAAAAGCGGTCACATGGGACACTTGATTATTCCTCCCAACGCCATCCAAGGGTCCGTCCTGTTCCTCGACAAGGTCGCCAGCGACAACGGTTCGATCTACGGCTACACCGGGCCGGTGACCAGTTTTCGCCCCGCTACCTCGGCGGTCGGATTGCTGTGCCGCATGTATACCGGATGGGATAAGAACCACCCAGGAATCAAGCGGGGAGTTCAGCACCTCGCCAAACGCGGCGTGCTAAAGAAAGACCTGTACTACGACTACTACGCCGCCCAGGTGTTGCGGCATCACGGTGGCAAAGAGTGGGATGAATTCAACACCGAATTGCGCGATTGGTTGGTCGAGACCCAAGATCAATCACGCGGTGCCAAAGGCAGTTGGTTTTTCCCCGAAGTCAAGCACCTCTCCGATAGTGGCCGACTTTGCCTGACTTCGTTCGCGACGATGATCTTGGAAGTCTATTATCGTCATATGCCGTTGTACGCCGAAGTCGCCGCCGAGGAAGAGTTCCCGCTTTAA
- the aroB gene encoding 3-dehydroquinate synthase, whose translation MESDRTAEAEEKIVSVDLGDRSYPIHIVSSATGRFAAAVKKSISDLSHAVLICDQAVAALGESLREQLQPEVDRIDSIEVPSGEPSKSVQQFEALLEWMLQSGADRKSVVFAVGGGVIGDLAGYVAASFARGVRFVQIPTTLLAMVDSSVGGKTGINLSGAKNMVGAFWQPELVWIDTEAMKTLPDRSYLSGLAEVVKYGVIDDAEFFDCLERDAEALVRRDEDALRFAIARSCQSKASVVGEDERETSGRRAILNYGHTFAHAIEATAGYGALLHGEAVSIGMQMAATLAIRLGLCQPSLLERQTDLLKRCQLPITFPAADVDAMLPVMMRDKKVAHGKLRFILPSEIGRVDLVGDVDPVLVREAIQSHR comes from the coding sequence ATGGAATCCGATCGAACCGCCGAAGCAGAAGAGAAAATTGTTTCGGTCGACTTGGGTGACCGTAGTTATCCAATTCATATTGTCTCCTCGGCAACCGGGCGTTTTGCCGCTGCGGTGAAAAAATCGATCAGCGACCTCTCGCATGCCGTCCTGATCTGCGACCAAGCGGTGGCGGCATTAGGCGAGAGTCTTCGCGAGCAACTGCAACCGGAGGTCGACCGAATCGACTCGATTGAGGTCCCTTCGGGCGAACCGAGCAAGTCGGTTCAGCAGTTCGAAGCGTTGCTCGAGTGGATGCTTCAAAGCGGTGCCGATCGCAAAAGCGTCGTGTTCGCAGTCGGCGGGGGCGTCATCGGCGACTTAGCCGGATACGTCGCTGCGTCGTTTGCCCGTGGCGTCCGTTTCGTCCAAATTCCCACGACGTTGTTGGCGATGGTCGACAGCAGCGTCGGTGGCAAGACAGGCATCAACCTGTCGGGAGCCAAAAATATGGTGGGGGCGTTTTGGCAGCCCGAACTGGTGTGGATCGACACCGAAGCGATGAAGACGCTTCCCGACCGCAGCTACCTCAGTGGCCTAGCCGAAGTGGTCAAGTACGGCGTGATCGACGATGCGGAATTCTTCGATTGCTTGGAGCGAGATGCCGAAGCCCTCGTCCGCCGCGATGAGGACGCACTGCGATTTGCGATCGCCCGAAGCTGCCAATCCAAAGCCAGCGTCGTCGGCGAAGACGAGCGAGAAACCAGCGGACGCCGCGCGATCTTGAATTATGGTCACACGTTTGCCCATGCGATCGAAGCAACCGCCGGCTACGGGGCGTTGCTACACGGCGAAGCTGTTTCGATCGGAATGCAAATGGCGGCGACCTTGGCGATTCGATTGGGGCTCTGCCAGCCATCGTTATTGGAACGGCAAACCGACTTGCTCAAACGCTGTCAGCTTCCGATCACGTTTCCCGCTGCCGATGTCGACGCGATGCTGCCGGTGATGATGCGAGACAAGAAGGTCGCCCACGGAAAGTTGCGTTTCATCCTGCCCAGTGAAATCGGACGGGTGGATTTAGTCGGTGACGTTGATCCGGTGCTCGTTCGAGAAGCGATTCAAAGTCATCGCTAG
- a CDS encoding DUF1592 domain-containing protein: protein MKSRFIPDRSPVCRPYAALGLPSAALGLLLISFPLGTVCSAAEDVQSLTSFVNDHCMDCHDGPDGEGGFNAGSLNLDIFADAASEKDLHHWIRAFDRVEQGEMPPPEDVEVDSETRATFVKDLRTAIKNSQDRHHQSNGRVLSRRLTNDQLTATLGDLLSIDVPLARLMPEEPRVDGFRNIADAQSMSYYHLEDHLRVVDAALDAAFAKLRTADIPEVIDLPANRIANKRKGQRNRDPELREDAAVIWMSTMAFYGRISRTTVDEAGWYRITLEASSLNPPDDRNVWCSIRSGKCVSTAALMFWIGSIELTEKPQTFQFDAWIEKDHMLEIRPADNTLKKAKFRGGQVGFGEGEPQKVPGIAMHHLKLERIYPAGDTNQTRRALFGDLDVTWHPKKKQWQLQYASPDNPAGKAALVEQAKRFAARAFRRPIDEQSFAPYRQIIEAGWDVKQDPVALLRQTYRAILCSPRLIYFTEPPGELDDHAIACRLSYLLTGSMPDEELRRAADKGQLRDNPDAIITHTRRLLDGRDFDTFVTDFGDQWLDLADIAFTEPDRRMFSDFDLIVQDAMLGETRRYLKTLISENRPASQLVDSDFTWLNDRLARYYDIDVEIGPTEWKRVDLRDHEYRGGLMTHGSILKVTANGTDTSPVVRGVWICDRLLGIPIPDPPENVPAIEPDVRGAKTIREMLAKHREDVSCASCHKRIDPPGFALEMFDAAGQWRENYLVRKSGKYRQGPNIDASYQMPDGRKFDSFVEFRELAASTSRRIAKNFAGQLLVYGTGTPITFSDRDHLESIATAAEDNQYGLRSLIEAVVTSQPFLNK, encoded by the coding sequence ATGAAGTCACGCTTCATTCCTGACCGGTCACCGGTTTGTCGGCCGTACGCTGCGCTTGGTCTGCCGTCTGCCGCGCTTGGATTGTTACTGATCAGCTTTCCGCTCGGCACCGTTTGCTCGGCCGCAGAAGACGTTCAATCACTGACGTCATTCGTCAACGACCATTGCATGGATTGCCACGATGGCCCCGACGGTGAAGGTGGGTTTAATGCCGGATCGCTCAACCTTGACATCTTTGCCGATGCCGCCAGTGAGAAGGACCTGCATCATTGGATCCGTGCGTTTGATCGGGTCGAACAAGGCGAGATGCCACCGCCGGAAGACGTCGAAGTCGACTCCGAAACGCGGGCAACCTTTGTCAAAGACCTGCGCACTGCGATCAAGAACTCGCAAGATCGTCACCATCAGTCGAATGGCCGAGTGCTGTCGCGTCGTCTCACCAACGATCAACTGACGGCAACCTTGGGTGACCTACTATCGATCGACGTTCCGCTTGCTCGCTTGATGCCCGAAGAGCCTCGTGTAGACGGGTTTCGCAACATCGCCGACGCCCAATCGATGTCGTATTATCATCTCGAAGATCACCTGCGGGTCGTCGACGCCGCATTGGACGCGGCCTTCGCCAAACTGCGTACCGCCGACATCCCCGAGGTCATCGATCTACCGGCGAACCGTATCGCCAACAAACGCAAAGGCCAACGCAACCGCGACCCTGAACTCCGCGAAGACGCGGCGGTGATTTGGATGTCGACAATGGCGTTCTATGGTCGTATTTCGCGGACGACTGTTGACGAAGCGGGCTGGTACCGGATCACACTCGAAGCGTCTTCGCTGAACCCACCGGATGACCGCAACGTGTGGTGCTCGATCCGCAGTGGAAAGTGCGTTTCGACAGCCGCCTTGATGTTTTGGATTGGTTCGATCGAACTGACCGAGAAGCCACAAACGTTTCAGTTTGATGCGTGGATCGAGAAAGATCACATGCTGGAAATCCGCCCCGCCGACAACACACTCAAAAAAGCGAAATTCCGCGGTGGACAAGTCGGATTCGGCGAAGGCGAACCGCAAAAGGTTCCCGGCATCGCGATGCACCACCTAAAACTCGAACGCATCTATCCGGCCGGCGATACGAATCAAACGCGGCGGGCGTTGTTCGGTGATCTCGACGTCACCTGGCATCCCAAAAAGAAACAATGGCAACTGCAATACGCTTCGCCGGATAACCCGGCCGGCAAAGCGGCGCTGGTCGAACAAGCCAAACGATTTGCCGCGCGAGCCTTTCGCCGCCCGATCGATGAGCAATCGTTTGCCCCCTATCGGCAGATCATCGAGGCCGGTTGGGATGTTAAGCAAGACCCGGTCGCCCTGCTGCGGCAAACGTATCGTGCGATCCTCTGTTCTCCGCGATTGATCTACTTCACCGAGCCCCCTGGTGAACTTGATGACCATGCGATCGCCTGTCGATTGAGTTATCTGTTGACCGGATCGATGCCGGACGAGGAACTGCGCCGAGCGGCCGACAAGGGACAACTTCGCGACAACCCTGACGCGATCATCACCCATACCCGACGGCTACTCGACGGCCGAGACTTCGATACCTTCGTAACGGACTTTGGTGATCAATGGTTGGACCTTGCCGACATCGCGTTTACCGAACCCGATCGCCGGATGTTTTCCGATTTCGACCTAATCGTTCAAGATGCGATGTTGGGTGAAACTCGTCGCTATTTGAAAACGCTGATCAGTGAAAACCGACCGGCGTCACAGCTGGTCGATAGCGATTTCACCTGGCTGAACGATCGATTGGCGCGGTACTACGACATCGATGTCGAAATCGGCCCCACCGAGTGGAAGCGAGTGGACCTTCGTGATCACGAGTATCGCGGAGGCCTGATGACCCATGGATCAATCTTAAAAGTAACCGCCAACGGCACGGATACCTCGCCGGTCGTTCGCGGTGTTTGGATCTGCGATCGCTTACTCGGAATCCCGATTCCAGATCCGCCGGAGAATGTTCCGGCGATCGAGCCTGATGTTCGTGGTGCCAAAACGATCCGCGAGATGCTAGCCAAACACCGTGAAGATGTTTCCTGTGCTTCTTGCCACAAGCGAATCGACCCGCCAGGGTTTGCACTCGAGATGTTCGATGCCGCCGGACAATGGCGTGAGAATTATCTGGTGCGGAAATCGGGCAAGTATCGTCAAGGTCCGAACATCGATGCGTCATACCAAATGCCCGATGGCCGCAAGTTTGATTCCTTTGTTGAATTTCGCGAATTGGCCGCTTCGACATCTCGACGGATCGCCAAGAACTTTGCCGGACAATTGCTCGTGTATGGCACCGGGACACCGATCACGTTTTCCGACCGCGATCACCTGGAGTCCATTGCGACGGCCGCCGAAGACAACCAATATGGCTTGCGTTCGCTGATCGAAGCGGTCGTGACCAGTCAACCTTTCTTAAATAAATAG
- a CDS encoding DUF1552 domain-containing protein, with protein sequence MSLKLPSTAKRSAMKSTLVPRDAIDRRTVLRGSGVAVALPWLSAMQSVGASEDTRPARRFVSVSIGLGLLGENLFPEDAGQSYQTSRYLKSLQDVREKFTVVSGTHHPGVSNGHRAEASILTATPIGNSGAAKNTISIDQLMAKHLGQATRFPSLVLSTGGSQSPSYTDTGAMISAESSPATLFARLFIDDSEKEQVRQANRIRQGRSIMDVIGEDAKRLERELGSGDRQRLDAYFTSVRELEKHMAANERWAKLPKPSVDAKRPVPPSQNDVVGCLSMMMNVMKLAIQTDSTRFITLNIPGSNHRLPIEGVDQGHHTLSHHGRDPEKLAQLALIEDELVATYGEFLRSLASFEEPSGNLLDHTSVLMTSNLGNASNHDNRNLPVLIGGGGFKHGQHLAFDTKNNHPLATLFVSILQQTGLPVGDFSSGTTTMSGLEPTV encoded by the coding sequence ATGTCACTGAAACTGCCTTCGACCGCCAAGCGTTCGGCAATGAAATCGACGTTGGTCCCCCGAGACGCGATCGACCGGCGAACGGTGTTGCGCGGCAGCGGCGTCGCGGTGGCGCTGCCATGGTTATCGGCGATGCAATCGGTGGGTGCCAGCGAAGACACTCGTCCGGCACGCCGCTTTGTTTCCGTTTCGATCGGGCTTGGCCTGCTGGGCGAAAACCTGTTCCCCGAAGACGCCGGCCAGTCTTACCAAACATCGCGGTACCTGAAGTCCCTGCAAGACGTTCGGGAAAAATTCACCGTCGTCTCGGGGACCCATCACCCCGGTGTTTCCAACGGGCACCGTGCAGAAGCGAGCATCCTGACCGCGACACCAATCGGCAATTCAGGCGCCGCAAAGAATACCATTTCGATCGACCAATTGATGGCCAAACACCTTGGCCAAGCGACGCGGTTCCCATCGCTGGTGCTTAGCACCGGCGGCTCGCAAAGCCCGTCATACACCGACACCGGGGCGATGATCTCCGCGGAAAGCTCACCGGCAACGCTGTTCGCCCGATTGTTCATCGATGATTCTGAAAAAGAGCAAGTCCGACAAGCGAACCGAATTCGACAAGGACGCAGCATCATGGACGTAATCGGCGAAGACGCCAAACGACTCGAACGTGAACTCGGGTCTGGCGATCGCCAACGTCTCGACGCCTACTTCACGAGCGTACGTGAACTGGAAAAGCACATGGCGGCCAACGAGCGCTGGGCGAAGCTTCCCAAACCTTCGGTCGATGCGAAACGCCCCGTGCCGCCGAGCCAAAACGATGTCGTCGGGTGTCTTTCGATGATGATGAACGTGATGAAGCTGGCCATTCAAACCGACTCAACGCGTTTCATCACCCTGAACATTCCCGGCAGCAATCACCGTCTGCCGATCGAAGGCGTCGACCAAGGACACCACACACTTAGCCACCACGGGCGTGACCCGGAAAAGCTGGCACAATTGGCGTTGATCGAAGACGAGTTAGTCGCCACCTACGGCGAGTTTCTGCGGTCGTTAGCATCGTTCGAAGAACCTTCAGGTAACTTGCTCGACCACACGTCGGTTTTGATGACCAGTAACTTGGGCAACGCGTCAAATCATGACAATCGCAATCTGCCGGTATTGATCGGCGGCGGTGGCTTTAAGCACGGACAACACTTGGCGTTTGACACCAAGAACAACCATCCGCTGGCCACCCTGTTTGTTTCGATCTTGCAACAAACCGGTTTGCCGGTCGGCGATTTCTCCAGCGGAACAACCACAATGTCGGGACTCGAACCGACCGTTTAA
- a CDS encoding sulfatase, translating to MSERPLVTYLIAMRYTLQTPVLLVIALIGCFLPACSPASAAERPNVLFIFLDDFGWRDAGFMGTDYYETPNLDALAAKGMVFTDAYAGAANCAPSRACLLSGQYTPRHQIYNVGTQRRGKKQHGRLMHVPGTDTLSTDIETWAHRVKQAGYRTGTIGKWHLSNDPLPYGFDFNFAGTHSGSPPQGYYPPHGKIAELRDAPKDEYLTRRLSEEAINFIQRDSSKPWFLYLTHFAVHTPLQGEPGLVKKYQQKPKGMLHNHAVMAAMIEAVDQGVGEIVNAIDEAGQTDNTIFVFTSDNGGYGPATSMDPLKGYKGTYYEGGIREPMFIVWPGVTKPGSKSDVPVVNVDLYPTFCDMTGADLPEQPLDGLSLRPLLAGETSEAFVDRALFWHFPAYLQSYARMDGQRDVLYRSRPCGIIRDGRWKLHEYFEDRSLELYDLQDDVGETTNLAEMHPDIRDRLHRKLQQWRQETGAPIPGPNPDFDETSEKQAIEKLMRKINKSNQ from the coding sequence ATGAGCGAACGCCCTTTGGTCACTTATTTGATTGCCATGCGATACACGCTGCAAACCCCAGTTCTTCTGGTCATTGCACTAATCGGTTGTTTCCTGCCCGCTTGCTCGCCGGCGTCTGCCGCCGAACGTCCCAACGTGCTGTTCATCTTCCTCGATGACTTCGGTTGGCGTGACGCAGGCTTCATGGGCACCGATTATTACGAGACGCCGAACCTGGACGCGTTGGCTGCCAAAGGGATGGTGTTTACAGATGCTTACGCCGGTGCCGCCAATTGCGCCCCCTCACGAGCGTGTTTGTTGTCCGGTCAATACACGCCGCGGCACCAGATCTACAACGTCGGGACCCAACGACGTGGAAAAAAACAGCATGGTCGCTTGATGCATGTCCCCGGTACGGACACGCTCTCAACTGATATCGAAACCTGGGCACACCGCGTCAAACAAGCCGGGTACCGAACCGGGACGATCGGCAAATGGCACTTAAGCAACGATCCCTTGCCCTATGGTTTCGACTTTAATTTCGCCGGCACGCATAGCGGAAGCCCACCGCAAGGTTACTATCCGCCGCATGGCAAGATCGCCGAACTTCGTGACGCCCCGAAGGACGAATATCTGACGCGTCGACTTAGCGAAGAAGCGATCAATTTTATTCAACGAGATTCGTCAAAGCCTTGGTTCTTGTATCTCACCCATTTCGCCGTTCACACACCCTTGCAGGGCGAACCGGGGTTGGTGAAAAAGTATCAGCAGAAACCCAAAGGCATGCTGCACAATCATGCCGTGATGGCCGCGATGATCGAAGCCGTCGATCAAGGCGTCGGTGAGATCGTCAATGCGATCGATGAAGCCGGACAAACCGACAATACGATCTTCGTCTTCACCAGCGACAACGGTGGTTACGGTCCGGCGACTTCAATGGATCCACTGAAAGGCTACAAGGGAACCTACTACGAAGGCGGAATTCGCGAGCCGATGTTTATCGTTTGGCCCGGCGTGACTAAGCCTGGATCAAAGAGCGACGTCCCCGTGGTCAACGTTGATTTGTATCCGACATTTTGTGACATGACCGGGGCGGATCTTCCCGAACAACCTCTCGACGGACTGAGCCTGCGTCCGTTGTTGGCGGGCGAAACGTCTGAAGCGTTCGTCGACCGCGCACTATTCTGGCACTTTCCGGCGTACCTTCAGAGTTATGCCCGCATGGACGGCCAACGCGACGTTCTGTATCGCAGCCGCCCATGCGGCATCATTCGTGACGGGCGATGGAAGCTTCATGAATACTTCGAAGACCGTTCGCTCGAGCTGTACGATCTACAGGATGATGTCGGTGAAACAACCAACCTCGCAGAGATGCACCCAGACATCCGTGATCGCTTGCACCGAAAACTGCAGCAGTGGCGACAGGAAACCGGCGCACCGATTCCCGGTCCCAACCCCGACTTCGATGAAACCTCAGAGAAACAGGCAATCGAAAAACTGATGAGAAAGATCAACAAGTCAAACCAGTAG